One genomic segment of Ctenopharyngodon idella isolate HZGC_01 chromosome 7, HZGC01, whole genome shotgun sequence includes these proteins:
- the txn gene encoding thioredoxin: MVIIIEDKAAFDNALKNAGDKLVVVDFTATWCGPCQNIAPFFKGLSEKEENKNVVFLKVDVDDAQDVATFCDIKCMPTFHFYKNGKKIDEFSGSNQSKLEEKINMHK; the protein is encoded by the exons GCTGCCTTCGACAATGCTCTGAAAAACGCTGGGGACAAGTTAGTGGTGGTGGACTTCACAGCCACATGGTGTGGGCCCTGCCAGAACATCGCTCCATTCTTTAAA GGGCTGTCTGAAAAAGAAGAGAACAAAAATGTGGTGTTTCTAAAGGTTGATGTGGATGATGCACAG GATGTGGCCACTTTCTGTGATATTAAATGTATGCCAACATTCCATTTCTACAAGAATGGAAAGAAG ATTGATGAATTTTCTGGATCAAACCAATCTAAGCTGGAAGAGAAGATCAATATGcataaatga
- the svep1 gene encoding sushi, von Willebrand factor type A, EGF and pentraxin domain-containing protein 1 isoform X5, whose translation MGYVPQEPVESQCQSDLKWSREPHICKPVTCGEPPVVDYAEYTLNGKVYLSTLTYTCIEGYRLHGAMELKCESSGEWASPPPICARVDCGKPPPLRDAVIKGDNFTLGSRIIYICKEGYTLLGIETQECLPSGNWTRNSAQCVPLSCGPPPQVDHALPDTGHQLFGDTAIYFCDDGYTAGNNTKLFCNAQGVWAPPDGFGIPHCIANFCQRPPDLPHAILDSINKQKYASNTEVNYKCEEGFVLNTTGTLKCMIGGEWTPSPLDIGCMPVRCSKPDSIEKGYVSGSNYSFGAVIAYSCDKGYFIRGEKRRICKANGEWGGVLPTCQPISCPSPPRLANGFIQGQIRKNGYVYSSRVTYACNDGYRLTGKPERICMANKQWSNNNPPVCVLLTCPTPPDIKNGRYRGSTFEVGSKVEFVCNEGYELIGDSVWTCLKFGNWDKSVTPRCSPVQCPEPPLEENHLVLRGLDSDSGTVELSCEEGYVLHGARTLRCTPSQEWNDSFPVCKQVFCGPPPEVAFGDPSDTLSYFASVVTYSCMDGFTLRKEASVRCQADGNWSKPYPECIPVECPQPEDIPNGIVDVQGLMYLSTAIYSCKAGYDLVGNSTVLCGQSGLWIGGIPVCHPVKCAAPKEIPNGSVRYSRLQFSQSVTYSCQRGYRLQGPETLTCLENGQWHQEAPSCVQIYCSPPKPIDNGFVEGRDRKFGVTIFYSCFPGFLLVGNNHLTCEEHGWSSSEPKCTPADCGLPPHIDFGDYSKVKELSAEDDTLTSQDLPVDNSFLHGSLVQYHCHAGYEMKGGVVLMCLEDGMWNGTAPVCSPAQCETPPSPEYGSVMVTNSPLSSLAEYSCEEGYELSGQTIRQCISGQQWSDDAPRCLPISCGNPGGIANGEVIGKSFHVKMLIHYECHKGFVLEGVKTRTCQVDGKWDNKAPTCRAVSCGRPVISKDVLIRGDDYTFGKRLLFSCNLGFILQGAPTSVCSANGSWSEAPPKCLPAYCGQPPVIENGRVTGTNYGYNGMVRYACDIGYVLTGNPTLICRADGLWDDPPPRCDIVTCDPPEDISHGYLNGSSFNFDDVVEYICFPGYEVVGSPVLRCAAEGVWLGQVPECRPCVCSPPVLKYGTILGRDHTCGASIWFRCDDGYKILGPAEAICDKGGVWSPGVPICTRGRCSSPPPAVPNAVVQGSAAYSIDTVTYRCRPGYHLKGFPHLSCGRLGRWGEPNLSCEPISCGVPPLIPNAETAGVVLTYGSKAQYRCKEGFELATKTDSITCESDGTWSKHGVRCRLSPCSLPANLTNVVVTGKQLTPVGGVVIISCIPGYYLEGPGLSECAASGKWSPSFSSNSCVPVICEKPLPIPNGLVEGKSYNYGDIISYTCLPGFELQGDSVQICQGDKTWSGTQAVCAAVSCGPPPVVPHAVTLSNDQTYQSIVSYMCHSGMRLVGSQNLTCQADGTWSIPTPACEVSGGCEKITDLLNGKVHEHNLSSGHALEFHCDKGYTLQGESLIMCVGNGSWSSPFPVCIPKSCPPPPGWTGGNVNVTQTAFLVGQSVPVSCPKGQRFKGNQGKGIATLTCRSDQTWTPITAVCERVSCGPPLYVANGVVRGAVFQFGDVVVYSCYAGYTMEGSSRSVCLENGTWTPPPTCKAVCWVQCQNGGVCQRPNTCSCPEGWMGRFCEEPICILPCLNGGRCVAPYQCECPAGWTGTRCHNAVCSMPCLNGGRCIRPNRCHCSQGWGGYDCSRKRKSGYFHF comes from the exons ATGGGCTATGTCCCTCAGGAGCCAGTAGAAAGCCAGTGTCAATCTGATTTGAAGTGGAGCAGAGAGCCCCATATTTGTAAGCCTGTAACCTGTGGTGAGCCCCCAGTGGTGGATTATGCTGAGTATACCCTAAATGGGAAAGTCTACCTCTCCACGCTAACCTATACCTGCATAGAGGGATACAG aTTGCATGGTGCCATGGAACTGAAATGTGAGTCATCAGGAGAGTGGGCATCTCCTCCCCCCATCTGTGCCAGGGTGGACTGTGGCAAACCTCCTCCTTTGAGGGATGCTGTGATTAAGGGCGACAACTTTACGCTGGGTAGCAGAATCATCTATATTTGCAAAGAGGG TTACACCCTGCTTGGCATAGAAACACAAGAATGCCTCCCAAGTGGCAACTGGACTCGTAATTCTGCCCAGTGTGTGCCTCTGTCTTGTGGGCCACCACCCCAAGTTGACCATGCCCTACCTGACACTGGACACCAGCTTTTTGGGGACACTGCTATCTATTTCTGCGATGACGGCTACACTGCTGGTAACAATACGAAACTGTTCTGCAATGCCCAAGGTGTTTGGGCACCCCCAGATGGCTTTGGCATTCCTCACTGCATTGCCAACTTCTGCCAGCGTCCCCCGGATTTACCTCATGCCATTCTGGACTCCATAAACAAACAGAAGTATGCTAGCAACACAGAGGTCAACTACAAGTGTGAAGAGGGCTTTGTTCTCAACACAACAGGAACCCTGAAGTGCATGATAGGGGGAGAGTGGACACCCTCGCCTTTGGACATTGGCTGTATGCCTGTCAGATGCTCAAAGCCAGACAGTATTGAGAAGGGCTATGTAAGTGGGAGCAATTATAGTTTTGGAGCTGTAATTGCGTACAGCTGTGATAAAGGGTATTTCATTCGAGGAGAGAAGAGGAGAATTTGTAAAGCCAATGGTGAGTGGGGAGGTGTCTTGCCCACATGCCAGCCTATTTCCTGTCCAAGCCCACCTCGCTTGGCAAATGGTTTTATCCAG GGCCAAATAAGAAAGAATGGCTATGTATACAGCAGTAGAGTGACCTATGCTTGCAATGATGGTTATCGCCTTACTGGGAAGCCGGAACGTATATGCATGGCCAATAAGCAGTGGTCAAACAACAACCCTCCTGTTTGTGTCCTCCTCACCTGCCCTACCCCACCTGATATCAAAAATGGCCGTTATCGTGGCTCCACCTTTGAAGTTGGCAGCAAGGTGGAGTTTGTCTGCAACGAGGGATATGAACTCATTGGCGATTCTGTATGGACTTGTTTAAAGTTTGGAAATTGGGACAAGAGCGTAACCCCACGTTGTTCCCCAGTACAGTGCCCTGAACCACCTTTAGAGGAGAATCACCTTGTACTGCGTGGATTGGATTCTGACTCGGGCACTGTGGAGCTTTCTTGTGAGGAAGGGTATGTTCTCCATGGAGCACGAACTCTTCGTTGTACCCCATCCCAAGAGTGGAATGACTCTTTCCCCGTCTGCAAACAAGTGTTTTGTGGACCTCCACCTGAGGTTGCCTTTGGTGACCCATCAGACACACTGTCCTACTTTGCTAGTGTGGTGACCTACTCTTGCATGGATGGCTTTACACTCCGTAAGGAAGCTTCTGTCCGTTGCCAGGCAGATGGGAACTGGAGTAAACCTTATCCTGAGTGCATTCCTGTTGAATGCCCACAGCCTGAGGACATACCAAATGGAATTGTGGATGTTCAAGGACTAATGTATCTTAGTACTGCCATCTATAGCTGTAAGGCAGGGTATGACTTAGTAGGTAACAGCACTGTGCTTTGTGGTCAAAGTGGACTGTGGATAGGAGGTATACCTGTATGTCACCCTGTTAAGTGTGCTGCACCCAAGGAGATTCCCAATGGCTCTGTTAGGTATTCCAGGCTTCAGTTTAGCCAATCAGTTACATATTCCTGCCAAAGGGGGTACCGCTTACAAGGCCCAGAAACCCTCACCTGTCTGGAGAATGGACAGTGGCACCAAGAGGCTCCTTCTTGTGTGCAGATTTACTGTTCTCCTCCAAAACCTATTGACAATGGCTTTGTAGAAGGACGAGACCGCAAGTTTGGGGTTACTATTTTCTATAGCTGCTTCCCAGGTTTCCTGCTAGTGGGTAATAATCATCTCACTTGTGAAGAGCATGGCTGGTCAAGCTCTGAGCCAAAATGTACTCCTGCTGACTGCGGGCTGCCTCCGCACATTGACTTTGGTGACTACTCGAAGGTCAAAGAACTATCAGCAGAAGATGACACACTTACAAGCCAAGATTTACCAGTAGACAACAGCTTTTTACATGGTTCCCTGGTTCAATATCATTGTCATGCTGGGTATGAAATGAAAGGTGGTGTCGTGTTGATGTGCCTAGAAGATGGCATGTGGAATGGAACCGCACCTGTGTGTTCTCCGGCACAATGTGAGACTCCACCCAGCCCTGAATATGGATCAGTTATGGTAACAAATAGCCCACTTAGCAGCCTTGCCGAGTACAGTTGTGAAGAGGGTTATGAGCTCAGTGGACAGACAATCCGACAGTGTATCTCTGGGCAGCAGTGGAGTGATGATGCTCCTCGCTGTTTGCCCATCTCATGTGGTAATCCTGGAGGCATTGCGAATGGTGAGGTGATTGGAAAATCCTTTCACGTCAAGATGCTTATTCATTATGAATGCCATAAAGGGTTTGTCCTTGAGGGTGTTAAAACTAGAACTTGCCAGGTTGATGGGAAATGGGACAACAAAGCTCCAACATGTAGAGCAGTCTCCTGTGGGCGCCCTGTTATATCAAAGGATGTTTTAATAAGAGGAGACGACTATACGTTTGGTAAGAGGTTGTTGTTCAGTTGCAATCTTGGCTTCATCCTACAGGGGGCGCCGACCAGTGTTTGTTCGGCCAATGGCAGTTGGAGTGAGGCTCCTCCGAAGTGCCTACCAGCCTACTGTGGTCAACCACCAGTAATTGAAAATGGCAGAGTAACAGGCACGAATTATGGCTACAACGGTATGGTTAGGTATGCGTGTGACATTGGCTACGTCTTGACGGGAAATCCTACGCTAATATGCAGAGCTGATGGACTATGGGATGACCCTCCTCCGCGGTGCGACATAGTCACATGCGACCCACCTGAGGACATTAGCCATGGTTACCTGAATGGATCAAGCTTTAATTTCGATGATGTTGTGGAGTATATTTGCTTTCCAGGCTATGAGGTTGTTGGCAGTCCGGTTTTACGATGTGCTGCCGAGGGTGTCTGGCTGGGGCAAGTTCCAGAATGCCGACCATGTGTCTGCAGTCCCCCGGTTCTGAAGTACGGCACTATTCTCGGCCGAGACCACACCTGTGGTGCAAGCATCTGGTTCCGATGTGATGATGGATATAAAATTCTTGGCCCAGCAGAGGCTATATGTGACAAGGGCGGAGTGTGGAGTCCAGGAGTACCTATCTGCACCCGAGGGAGATGTTCCAGCCCTCCCCCAGCTGTGCCTAATGCTGTCGTACAAGGCAGTGCTGCCTACTCTATTGATACAGTCACCTATCGCTGTAGGCCAGGATATCATTTGAAAGGTTTCCCCCATCTTTCCTGTGGAAGGTTGGGTAGATGGGGAGAGCCCAACCTGAGCTGTGAACCCATTTCCTGTGGAGTGCCTCCTCTCATCCCTAATGCAGAGACTGCGGGAGTGGTGTTAACCTATGGCAGCAAAGCTCAGTACAG GTGTAAAGAAGGCTTTGAGTTAGCAACAAAGACAGACTCAATTACCTGTGAAAGTGATGGCACCTGGTCCAAACACGGCGTCAGATGTCGACTTTCACCCTGCAGCCTGCCTGCTAACCTCACCAATGTAGTTGTCACAGGCAAGCAGCTCACACCTGTAGGGGGCGTAGTCATAATCTCCTGTATACCAGGGTACTATCTTGAGGGACCTGGATTATCTGAGTGTGCA GCCTCTGGCAAATGGTCTCCATCTTTCTCTTCCAATTCCTGTGTCCCTGTTATTTGTGAGAAGCCTCTCCCCATTCCTAATGGTTTGGTTGAGGGAAAGAGCTACAATTATGGAGATATTATAAGCTATACTTGTCTACCGGGATTTGAACTACAG GGGGACTCTGTTCAAATATGTCAAGGTGATAAAACCTGGAGTGGAACTCAGGCAGTGTGTGCTG CAGTGTCATGTGGTCCTCCACCAGTGGTTCCCCATGCAGTTACTTTGTCAAATGATCAGACATACCAGAGTATTGTGAGTTACATGTGTCATTCAGGGATGAGATTGGTTGGTTCACAGAACCTCACTTGTCAAGCCGACGGAACATGGAGCATACCTACACCAGCGTGTGAAG TTTCAGGAGGCTGTGAGAAGATAACAGATTTATTGAATGGAAAAGTGCACGAGCACAACCTGTCTAGTGGGCATGCTCTTGAGTTCCACTGTGACAAAGGCTACACACTGCAGGGAGAGTCTCTCATCATGTGTGTGGGAAACGGCTCCTGGAGTTCACCCTTCCCTGTCTGTATAC CCAAATCATGCCCCCCTCCTCCTGGCTGGACTGGAGGTAATGTCAACGTTACTCAGACGGCTTTCCTGGTAGGCCAGTCAGTACCAGTCAGTTGTCCTAAAGGTCAGCGGTTCAAAGGTAACCAGGGAAAAGGTATCGCCACTTTAACTTGCAGGAGTGATCAGACCTGGACCCCAATCACTGCAGTGTGCGAGA GGGTGTCCTGCGGCCCACCACTGTACGTGGCAAATGGGGTAGTCCGTGGGGCAGTGTTCCAGTTTGGAGATGTGGTGGTGTACTCATGTTACGCAGGCTACACCATGGAGGGTTCTAGCAGGAGTGTGTGCTTGGAGAATGGCACTTGGACCCCACCCCCTACCTGCAAAG CTGTGTGTTGGGTCCAATGTCAGAATGGAGGTGTGTGCCAAAGACCAAACACTTGCTCCTGTCCAGAGGGATGGATGGGCCGATTTTGCGAGGAGC CGATCTGCATCCTACCGTGTCTCAATGGAGGGCGCTGTGTCGCTCCATACCAGTGTGAATGTCCAGCAGGATGGACGGGCACACGCTGCCACAATG CGGTGTGTTCCATGCCCTGTTTGAATGGAGGAAGGTGTATCCGACCCAACAGGTGTCATTGCAGCCAAGGATGGGGAGGATATGATTGCTCTAG aaaaagaaaatctggatactttcatttttaa